A region from the Halobellus litoreus genome encodes:
- a CDS encoding DUF7504 family protein, which yields MSSIEQVASRIEEASTVLVLRPQRAAFDDVQWKGALVGDSTEVELLGVSFSQPPAVWYEEWVDALGNAPAASAVISTAELAGGTPEDCDANVETVATPSNLTGIGVKSTPYLNEWDDALAVVESLTVLLQYADTQSVYKFLHVLTSRLQATDAAGQFYLDPTLEDDRTVELFKTLFDAVVECEVDDDGDDSTVEWSVAIRNG from the coding sequence GTGTCCTCCATAGAGCAGGTGGCTTCCCGGATCGAGGAGGCGTCTACCGTGCTAGTTCTCCGGCCACAGCGTGCGGCCTTCGACGATGTCCAGTGGAAAGGGGCGCTCGTCGGGGACTCCACGGAGGTCGAACTGCTCGGTGTCTCCTTCTCACAGCCACCCGCTGTCTGGTACGAAGAGTGGGTCGACGCGCTCGGGAACGCCCCCGCAGCGTCGGCCGTGATCTCGACGGCGGAGCTCGCGGGAGGGACGCCCGAGGATTGCGACGCCAACGTCGAAACGGTGGCCACTCCCTCCAACCTCACGGGGATCGGCGTCAAATCGACGCCGTACCTGAACGAGTGGGACGACGCTCTCGCGGTCGTGGAATCGCTGACGGTGCTGCTCCAGTACGCCGACACGCAGAGCGTCTACAAGTTTCTCCACGTGCTGACGAGTCGGCTCCAGGCGACCGACGCGGCGGGGCAGTTCTACCTCGATCCGACACTCGAAGACGACCGGACGGTCGAACTGTTCAAGACGCTGTTCGACGCCGTCGTCGAGTGCGAGGTCGACGACGACGGTGACGACTCGACGGTCGAGTGGTCGGTCGCGATTCGAAACGGGTGA
- a CDS encoding alpha/beta fold hydrolase, producing the protein MVRTSNGDVGLYYETAGSGPTVAFVGDVGYGAWQWGWQHAAVAGPYESLVADLRGTGRSDAPSGPYAVEDLVADFTTVLSDAGVRSAHVVGAGLGGMVALEAARTTARVDSLVLLGTAASGADLDLEPLWGDPDDPDALESSLAAGLSDAFVDARPDAVERMVEWRSEADADRAAWEAQAAAVADFDVSDRLYEITAPALVCHGRDDAVWPPARGEALAEGLPRGEFYGVEDAGHFVHVEASRRVNDDLIGFLDGQVEE; encoded by the coding sequence ATGGTTCGAACCTCGAACGGCGACGTCGGCCTCTACTACGAGACGGCCGGCAGCGGCCCGACCGTCGCGTTCGTCGGCGACGTCGGGTACGGCGCGTGGCAGTGGGGCTGGCAGCACGCCGCGGTCGCGGGGCCGTACGAGAGCCTCGTGGCGGACCTCCGCGGGACCGGACGTTCGGACGCCCCGTCCGGCCCGTACGCCGTCGAAGACCTGGTCGCGGACTTCACGACCGTCCTCTCGGACGCCGGGGTTCGCTCGGCGCACGTCGTCGGCGCGGGGCTCGGCGGGATGGTCGCCCTGGAGGCGGCTCGAACCACCGCGCGCGTCGACAGCCTCGTCCTGCTCGGCACGGCCGCGAGCGGCGCGGACCTCGACCTCGAACCGCTGTGGGGCGACCCCGACGACCCGGACGCGCTCGAATCCTCGCTCGCGGCCGGCCTGTCGGACGCGTTCGTCGACGCCCGTCCCGACGCCGTCGAGCGGATGGTCGAGTGGCGGTCCGAAGCGGACGCCGACCGGGCGGCGTGGGAGGCGCAGGCCGCCGCCGTCGCCGACTTCGACGTCTCGGACCGGCTCTACGAGATCACCGCCCCCGCGCTCGTGTGCCACGGCCGCGACGACGCCGTCTGGCCGCCCGCCCGCGGCGAGGCGCTGGCCGAGGGGCTCCCGCGGGGCGAGTTCTACGGCGTCGAAGACGCGGGCCACTTCGTCCACGTCGAGGCGTCGCGGCGGGTGAACGACGACCTGATCGGCTTCCTCGACGGGCAGGTCGAGGAGTGA
- a CDS encoding type 1 glutamine amidotransferase, translated as MTRSSDRLRLALLDASHGDEHTPRNFRRELDADLVEFDVTANERPAGFDFDGVVVTGSRSSVYWDRDWIRPLVDYVAEADERGLPILGVCYGHQVVASALGGRVRDMGEYEIGYREIERVADDELFEGIPETFVAFTTHSDAVTELPPGAELLAENDYGVHAFRRGDAWGVQFHPEYDRETAVAVTNEKDLSPERRQSVLDGVTDENYAAACRTKRLFDNFTDAVRRIRGERAAAVR; from the coding sequence ATGACCCGGTCCAGCGACCGACTGCGCCTCGCGCTTCTCGACGCCTCCCACGGCGACGAACACACGCCGCGGAACTTCCGCCGGGAACTCGACGCCGACCTCGTGGAGTTCGACGTGACGGCGAACGAGCGACCGGCGGGGTTCGACTTCGACGGCGTCGTCGTCACCGGCTCCCGCTCGTCGGTCTACTGGGACCGCGACTGGATCAGACCCCTAGTCGACTACGTCGCCGAGGCCGACGAGCGCGGACTGCCGATCCTCGGCGTCTGTTACGGGCACCAAGTGGTCGCCTCGGCGCTCGGCGGCCGCGTCCGAGACATGGGCGAGTACGAGATCGGCTACCGCGAGATCGAGCGGGTCGCCGACGACGAACTGTTCGAGGGGATCCCGGAGACCTTCGTCGCCTTCACGACGCACTCGGACGCGGTGACCGAACTCCCGCCCGGGGCCGAACTGCTCGCCGAGAACGACTACGGCGTGCACGCGTTCCGCCGCGGCGACGCGTGGGGCGTGCAGTTCCACCCCGAGTACGACCGCGAGACCGCCGTCGCGGTCACGAACGAGAAGGACCTCTCCCCCGAGCGCCGGCAGTCGGTGCTCGACGGCGTCACCGACGAGAACTACGCGGCCGCCTGTCGCACGAAGCGGCTGTTCGACAACTTCACTGACGCGGTTCGGCGGATTCGGGGCGAGCGAGCGGCTGCGGTGCGGTGA
- a CDS encoding cupin domain-containing protein, which yields MGRVNEQDVEWSETEREETHFRRKKLAAETDAADLGASLYELPPGASSWPYHFHAGNEEAVYVLAGSGLLRTPDGETRVGPGDFCAFPAAPDGAHRLHNDGDDPLRFLAVSTMQDPDVTVYPDSEKIGVYAGSPPGGDADERVVSGYYRRDDDVDYWEDES from the coding sequence ATGGGCCGTGTCAACGAACAGGACGTCGAGTGGAGCGAAACCGAACGCGAGGAGACGCATTTCAGACGAAAGAAACTCGCGGCCGAGACCGACGCGGCGGACCTCGGCGCGAGCCTCTACGAACTCCCGCCGGGGGCATCGTCGTGGCCGTATCACTTCCACGCCGGCAACGAGGAGGCGGTGTACGTCCTCGCGGGGAGCGGGCTGCTTCGGACGCCCGACGGCGAGACCCGGGTCGGACCGGGCGACTTCTGCGCCTTCCCGGCGGCCCCCGATGGCGCACACCGGCTCCACAACGACGGCGATGACCCGCTCCGCTTTCTCGCCGTCTCGACGATGCAGGACCCCGACGTGACCGTCTATCCGGACTCCGAGAAGATCGGCGTGTACGCGGGATCGCCGCCCGGCGGCGACGCCGACGAGCGGGTCGTCTCTGGCTACTACCGCCGCGACGACGACGTCGACTACTGGGAGGACGAGTCGTGA
- a CDS encoding 4Fe-4S dicluster domain-containing protein, which yields MGIDPNFDSNREKVGEEELDELRSSASETEFGDGVDVWGPVEPPEKLGIHGTHVAVDYDLCVADGACLENCPVDVFTWVETPGHPESERKVEPTREDQCIDCMLCVDICPVDAIDVDGSRV from the coding sequence ATGGGAATCGATCCGAACTTCGACAGCAACCGCGAGAAGGTCGGCGAGGAGGAGCTGGACGAGCTCCGCTCGTCGGCAAGCGAAACGGAATTTGGCGACGGGGTAGACGTCTGGGGACCCGTCGAGCCCCCCGAAAAACTGGGGATCCACGGGACGCACGTCGCCGTCGACTACGACCTCTGCGTCGCCGACGGCGCGTGCCTGGAGAACTGCCCGGTCGACGTGTTCACGTGGGTCGAAACGCCGGGGCACCCCGAGTCCGAGCGGAAGGTCGAACCGACGCGCGAGGACCAGTGCATCGACTGTATGCTCTGCGTCGACATCTGCCCGGTCGACGCCATCGACGTCGACGGGTCTCGGGTCTGA
- a CDS encoding glycosyltransferase family 87 protein encodes MSPPDLSRRPLVARSKRTVWAVMAFAILVGTAAYDRNFNPDWAEWAWNPGGNLGANVRTYRYAAKLARDGQSFYGVAPPELGEWAVYLYPPITVTVYYPFTGFEWLTGYWVVVALNVLAGLAVAAAVVRFVDRVAYRLGWLDVGLITGLVLVSPFTFGTMYYGNINLLVALAFVAGFLALDRDREGVAGAAFGLAALFKLFPALVGAWLLKRRSWRSIASATAVGVGGLLAGVVAYGTEPTVTFFSAVVFDRAETAAFVGGYPADATFYVTLQRPLSHVVWGLFPNAPPEVLTPLAALVGVVILRSLYADVATLQGRLIGIFATLVVTITLIPALQWYLVLLFFPMIPLWYVWDGPGRRLFLAGSAVLFANEYPGSLVEAVREFGLPSLLEVALVDVFTFATVPLYGIAIMLLACAAATHGVRPERAAGRVGSRIRAAIRDVTE; translated from the coding sequence ATGTCCCCGCCAGATCTCTCCCGTCGACCGCTCGTCGCCCGCTCGAAGAGAACCGTCTGGGCCGTGATGGCCTTCGCGATTCTGGTCGGGACCGCCGCGTACGACCGCAACTTCAACCCCGACTGGGCCGAGTGGGCCTGGAACCCCGGTGGCAACCTCGGGGCGAACGTCCGGACCTATCGGTACGCCGCGAAACTGGCCCGGGACGGACAGTCGTTCTACGGCGTCGCCCCGCCGGAACTGGGCGAGTGGGCGGTCTACCTCTACCCGCCGATCACCGTCACCGTCTACTACCCGTTCACCGGCTTCGAGTGGCTGACCGGCTACTGGGTCGTCGTCGCGCTGAACGTCCTCGCCGGCCTCGCCGTCGCGGCCGCAGTCGTGCGCTTCGTCGATCGAGTGGCGTACCGGCTCGGGTGGCTCGACGTCGGGTTGATCACCGGACTCGTGCTCGTCTCGCCGTTCACCTTCGGGACGATGTACTACGGCAACATCAACCTGCTCGTCGCGCTGGCGTTCGTCGCGGGCTTTCTCGCGCTCGACCGCGACCGCGAGGGCGTCGCCGGTGCCGCGTTCGGGCTCGCGGCGCTGTTCAAACTGTTCCCCGCGCTCGTCGGCGCGTGGCTGCTCAAACGCCGGTCGTGGCGGTCGATCGCGAGCGCGACGGCCGTCGGCGTCGGCGGGCTTCTCGCGGGCGTCGTCGCGTACGGCACGGAGCCGACGGTCACGTTCTTTTCGGCGGTCGTGTTCGACCGCGCGGAGACCGCGGCCTTCGTCGGGGGCTACCCCGCGGACGCGACGTTCTACGTGACGCTCCAGCGGCCGCTGTCGCACGTCGTCTGGGGGCTCTTCCCGAACGCCCCGCCGGAGGTGCTGACGCCCCTCGCCGCGCTCGTCGGTGTCGTGATCCTTCGTTCTCTTTACGCCGACGTGGCGACGCTTCAGGGGCGACTGATCGGGATCTTCGCGACGCTCGTCGTCACGATCACGCTGATCCCGGCGCTGCAGTGGTATCTCGTGCTGCTGTTCTTCCCGATGATCCCGCTGTGGTACGTCTGGGACGGTCCGGGACGCCGGCTCTTTCTCGCCGGCAGCGCGGTGCTGTTCGCGAACGAGTACCCGGGGTCGCTGGTCGAGGCGGTTCGGGAGTTCGGCCTCCCGTCTCTCCTGGAGGTCGCCCTCGTCGACGTGTTCACGTTCGCGACGGTGCCGCTGTACGGCATCGCGATTATGCTGCTCGCGTGCGCGGCGGCGACGCACGGCGTCCGCCCCGAGCGCGCGGCCGGCCGGGTCGGAAGCCGGATTCGAGCGGCGATACGCGATGTGACCGAGTGA
- a CDS encoding ferritin-like domain-containing protein: protein MSDEVVRLLQKAYQDEIETVMNYMTNSIVLDGVRAEEIKESLQQDIQEELGHAEQLGNRLKQLDEHPPGSAAFEANQLSLQPPEDSTDVLSVIEGVLDAEDDAIETYRALVAAAEEANDPVTEDLAVTLLADEEAHRTEFRGFKKEYSQD from the coding sequence ATGTCTGACGAAGTCGTTCGGCTGTTGCAGAAGGCCTACCAGGACGAGATCGAGACCGTGATGAACTACATGACGAACTCCATCGTCCTCGACGGCGTCCGCGCCGAGGAGATCAAGGAATCACTCCAGCAGGACATCCAGGAGGAACTCGGCCACGCCGAGCAGCTCGGCAACCGACTCAAGCAGCTCGACGAGCACCCGCCCGGCTCGGCCGCCTTCGAGGCGAACCAGCTGAGCCTCCAGCCGCCCGAGGACAGCACGGACGTGCTCTCGGTGATCGAGGGCGTCCTCGACGCCGAGGACGACGCCATCGAGACGTACCGCGCGCTCGTCGCCGCGGCCGAGGAGGCGAACGACCCGGTGACCGAAGACCTCGCAGTGACGCTTCTGGCCGACGAGGAGGCCCACCGGACGGAGTTCCGCGGGTTCAAGAAGGAGTACAGCCAGGACTGA